In Marmota flaviventris isolate mMarFla1 chromosome 17, mMarFla1.hap1, whole genome shotgun sequence, a single genomic region encodes these proteins:
- the Aatk gene encoding serine/threonine-protein kinase LMTK1 — translation MLACLCCKKGGIGFKEFENAEGDECVADGSAQGSPAAAAQNGPDVYVLPLTEVSLPMAKQPGRSVQLLKSTDLGRHSLLYLKEIGHGWFGKVFLGEVHSGVSSTQVVVKELKASASVQEQMQFLEEAQPYRALQHSNLLQCLAQCAEVTPYLLVMELCPLGDLKGYLRSCRVPESMAPDPLTLQRMACEVACGVLHLHRNNYVHSDLALRSCLLTADLAVKIGDYGLSHCKYREDYFVTADQLWVPLRWIAPELVDEVHGNLLVVDQTKTSNVWSLGVTIWELFELGAQPYPHHSDRQVLAYAVREQQLKLPKPQLQLTLSDRWYEVMQFCWLQPEQRPTAEEVHLLLSYLCAKGATEAEEEFERRWRSLRPGGGGVGPGMGAAGPALSGAPELAATSSFPLLEQFAGDGFHADGDDVLTVTETSRGLNFEYKWEAGRGADAFRPTGGAPSPCRAARLQELCAPDGAPPGVVPVLSAHSPSLGSEYFIRLEEAAPAAGHDPDCSDCAPSPPAAADQDEDSDGSTAASLAMEPLLGHTPPADGPRGRCNHYQNSSRAGDPPSPSRSLSPGPSMLAEDADWGVSAFCPPFFQDPLGASPSASSRAQPSPGGEELGEAEAQRAAQRGHWSSNMSANNNSGSRDPDSWDPGYVGSCADHCPSPNQTPRASPELGQPLDREDPREPLLGRQTAPLGQEPGGCISPPHPCQVTSPCTETAVNGGGNPQAEPKLAQEAEGSAGPQLPLPSIPSPSHEGAPLPSEEASAPDALPASPTPATSGQVTVLKPVPTLDSSSNSAAQEAPSSEEEDTTEATLGVFTDLSSDGPQAEKPGIVPAFRSLQKQVGTPDSLDSLDIPSSASDGGCEVFSPSAAGIPAGQPRALDSGYDTENYESPEFVLKEAHESSHPGAFGELASEGGSGGPDMQLSASLGSLSEKNPYRDSAYFSDLDAESEPSVGPQKCSEAQALGLEPDLKSPQGPGPSVQASPQPGVLQEAPGTGHKEALPPGEEPDACSSNPKAEPPGSKGPSDVQTVPSPSHSKFFLLTPVPLSSEGEGAELQRTPGLSGWSPQGRTGGSGTSRTPLCLALPDHVGALEGRSEEEEEDSEDSDESDEELRCYSIQEPSEDSEDESPAVPVVVAESQSARNLRSLLKMPSLLSEAFCEDLERKKKAVSFFDDVTVYLFDQESPTRELGEPFPGAKESPPAFLEGSPGSPSAPGRPRRGDGSRDCSEDGGGFEWDDDFPLAPAKAAVAAALDPAAPTPAAPLTPAAPTAFSRFTVSPAPVSRFSITHVSDADAQSVGGPAASAGAGCPEA, via the exons GAGTTTGAGAATGCTGAGGGGGACGAGTGTGTGGCCGACGGCTCAGCGCAGGGCTCCCCGGCCGCAGCAGCGCAGAACGGGCCCGATGTATACGTCCTGCCCCTCACCGAGGTCTCCCTGCCCATGGCCAAGCAGCCCGGCCGCTCAG TGCAGCTCCTCAAGTCCACGGACCTGGGTCGGCACAGCCTCCTGTACCTGAAGGAGATCGGCCACGGCTGGTTTGGGAAG GTGTTCCTGGGCGAGGTGCACTCGGGCGTCAGCAGCACCCAGGTGGTGGTGAAGGAGCTGAAGGCCAGTGCCAGCGTGCAGGAGCAGATGCAGTTCCTGGAGGAGGCGCAGCCCTACAG GGCCTTGCAGCACAGCAACCTGCTCCAGTGCCTGGCCCAGTGCGCCGAGGTGACGCCCTACCTGCTGGTGATGGAGCTCTGCCCGCTG GGGGATCTCAAGGGCTACCTGCGGAGCTGCCGGGTGCCCGAGTCCATGGCGCCCGACCCCCTGACCTTGCAGCGCATGGCCTGTGAGGTAGCCTGTGGTGTCCTGCACCTGCATCGCAACAACTATGTGCACAG CGACCTGGCCCTGCGAAGCTGCCTGCTCACAGCTGACCTGGCGGTAAAGATTGGCGACTACGGCCTGTCTCACTGCAAGTACAGG GAAGACTACTTCGTGACCGCTGACCAGCTGTGGGTGCCGCTGCGCTGGATCGCCCCGGAGCTGGTGGATGAGGTGCATGGCAACCTGCTCGTGGTAGATCAGACCAAGACCAGCAATGTGTG GTCCCTGGGTGTGACCATCTGGGAGCTCTTCGAGTTGGGTGCACAGCCTTACCCCCACCACTCAGACCGGCAGGTGCTGGCTTATGCTGTCCGGGAGCAGCAGCTCAAGTTACCCAAGCCCCAGTTGCAGCTGACCTTGTCTGACCGCTG GTACGAGGTGATGCAGTTCTGCTGGCTGCAGCCAGAGCAGCGGCCCACGGCCGAGGAGGTGCATCTGCTGCTGTCCTACCTGTGCGCTAAGGGCGCCACGGAAGCCGAGGAGGAGTTCGAGCGGCGCTGGCGCTCACTGCGGCCAGGCGGCGGTGGCGTGGGCCCAGGGATGGGCGCAGCGGGTCCCGCGCTGAGCGGCGCCCCAGAGCTGGCCGCCACCTCGTCCTTCCCGCTGCTGGAGCAGTTCGCAGGCGACGGCTTCCACGCGGACGGCGACGACGTGCTGACAGTGACCGAGACCAGCCGCGGCCTCAACTTTGAGTACAAATGGGAGGCAGGCCGCGGCGCCGACGCCTTCCGGCCGACGGGGGGCGCGCCGAGCCCCTGCCGCGCCGCGCGCCTGCAGGAGCTGTGTGCCCCCGACGGAGCGCCGCCAGGCGTGGTGCCCGTGCTCAGCGCGCACAGCCCCTCTCTGGGCAGCGAGTACTTCATTCGCCTGGAGGAGGCCGCGCCTGCCGCGGGCCACGATCCCGATTGTTCTGACTGTGCGCCCAGCCCCCCCGCTGCTGCGGACCAAGACGAGGACTCCGACGGTAGCACCGCTGCCTCGCTGGCCATGGAGCCGCTGCTGGGCCACACACCGCCAGCTGATGGCCCCAGGGGCCGCTGCAACCACTACCAGAACAGCAGCCGAGCTGGGGATCCACCCTCCCCCTCACGTTCACTCTCTCCTGGGCCCTCCATGCTAGCAGAGGATGCAGACTGGGGTGTATCCGCTTTTTGCCCTCCATTCTTCCAGGACCCACTGGGGGCATCCCCCTCGGCGAGCTCCAGGGCCCAGCCATCCCCTggtggggaggagctgggggaggctgaggcacaaagGGCTGCCCAGCGTGGACACTGGAGCTCCAACATGTCAGCCAACAACAACAGTGGCAGCCGTGACCCAGATTCCTGGGACCCAGGCTACGTGGGCAGCTGCGCAGACCACTGCCCCAGCCCAAACCAGACCCCACGAGCCTCCCCTGAGCTGGGCCAACCCCTGGACCGGGAGGACCCCAGGGAGCCTCTGCTTGGGCGACAGACAGCCCCCCTGGGCCAGGAGCCAGGTGGATGCATCAGCCCACCCCATCCATGCCAGGTCACATCCCCCTGCACAGAGACTGCTGTAAATGGGGGTGGCAACCCTCAGGCAGAACCCAAGcttgcccaggaggctgagggctCTGCTGGACCCCAACTGCCTCTTCCTTCCATCCCCTCCCCATCCCACGAGGGAGCCCCACTTCCTTCAGAGGAGGCCAGCGCCCCTGATGCCCTGCCTGCCTCACCCACACCTGCTACCAGTGGCCAGGTCACAGTTCTCAAGCCAGTCCCAACTCTGGACAGCAGCAGTAACTCTGCCGCCCAGGAGGCACCCAGTAGTGAGGAGGAAGACACAACTGAAGCCACTTTGGGTGTCTTTACTGACTTGTCTAGTGATGGCCCTCAGGCTGAGAAGCCAGGTATAGTGCCAGCCTTCCGATCTTTGCAGAAGCAGGTGGGGACCCCCGACTCCCTGGACTCTCTGGACATCCCGTCTTCAGCCAGTGATGGTGGCTGTGAGGTCTTCAGCCCATCAGCCGCTGGCATCCCTGCTGGGCAGCCCCGTGCCCTGGACAGTGGCTATGACACTGAGAACTATGAGTCCCCTGAGTTTGTGCTCAAGGAGGCCCATGAGTCGAGTCATCCTGGGGCCTTTGGGGAGCTGGCCTCAGAAGGTGGGAGTGGAGGGCCTGATATGCAGCTCTCGGCTTCCCTGGGAAGCCTCAGCGAGAAGAACCCCTACAGAGACTCTGCATACTTCTCAGACCTGGATGCTGAGTCTGAGCCCTCTGTGGGCCCCCAGAAGTGCAGTGAGGCTCAGGCCCTGGGGCTAGAGCCAGACCTTAAGAGTCCACAGGGTCCTGGGCCATCTGTACAGGCTTCTCCCCAGCCTGGGGTGCTCCAGGAGGCACCAGGCACTGGCCACAAGGAGGCGCTTCCACCTGGGGAGGAGCCAGATGCCTGCTCCAGTAATCCCAAGGCAGAGCCTCCTGGGTCCAAAGGTCCATCAGATGTGCAGACTGTGCCCAGTCCTAGCCATTCCAAATTTTTCCTGCTGACCCCGGTCCCACTGAGCTCAGAAGGTGAAGGAGCAGAGCTTCAGAGGACCCCAGGACTGTCAGGGTGGTCCCCACAAGGGCGGACAGGGGGCTCCGGCACCTCCAGAACCCCGCTCTGCTTGGCACTGCCTGACCATGTTGGGGCATTGGAGGGCCGgtcggaggaggaggaggaggacagtgaAGACAGCGACGAGTCGGACGAAGAGCTCCGCTGCTACAGCATCCAGGAGCCCAGCGAGGACAGTGAGGACGAGTCCCCAGCTGTGCCAGTAGTGGTGGCTGAGAGCCAGAGCGCGCGCAACCTGCGCAGCCTGCTCAAGATGCCCAGCCTGCTGTCGGAGGCCTTCTGCGAAGACCTGGAGCGCAAGAAGAAAGCTGTGTCCTTCTTCGACGATGTCACCGTCTACCTCTTTGACCAG GAGAGTCCCACCCGGGAGCTCGGAGAGCCCTTCCCTGGCGCGAAGGAGTCGCCTCCCGCGTTTCTGGAGGGTAGCCCCGGCTCGCCCAGCGCCCCCGGACGGCCGCGACGGGGTGACGGCTCGCGTGACTGCTCCGAAGACG GCGGCGGGTTCGAGTGGGACGACGACTTCCCGCTGGCGCCCGCCAAGGCGGCCGTGGCGGCCGCGCTGGACCCAGCCGCTCCCACACCGGCCGCACCCCTCACGCCGGCCGCGCCCACGGCCTTCTCGCGCTTCACCGTGTCGCCCGCGCCCGTGTCCCGCTTCTCCATCACGCACGTGTCGGACGCGGACGCCCAGTCCGTGGGAG GCCCTGCAGCCAGTGCTGGGGCTGGTTGCCCTGAGGCGTGA